In the genome of Dioscorea cayenensis subsp. rotundata cultivar TDr96_F1 chromosome 1, TDr96_F1_v2_PseudoChromosome.rev07_lg8_w22 25.fasta, whole genome shotgun sequence, one region contains:
- the LOC120264218 gene encoding clumping factor B-like isoform X1: protein MRRTSMTNSCENTPVADEQAPENPKVNEEAKPNEKDEVEKVECKSTSSDSDWESDKDVKEGDEKKKTTEVVNKDQPSKTQGDDGNKENDDGEKLECKSTSSKSNSDSKSDDDSKNSDDSKSDDDSKSSDDSKSDDDSKSGDDSKSDSNSVSGDDSKSEDESKSLKKTEKKKKKVSKKKMKKVGCPSTSSDSTSKADGEEKKEQASKATNKDQTSKIEGDNIDKEEGDEEKLECKSNSSKSNSDSKSDGDSDSGDDSKSESEAKSLKKASEDNEGNEKKKKKALKKKLKKEANKKSEEKENEPDDQSVKQEGGEPSDTKEEKSILAKIVGKLPSYN, encoded by the exons ATGAGGAGAACCTCAATGACCAACTCTTGCGAGAACACGCCGGTGGCCGATGAACAAGCTCCAGAGAATCCGAAGGTGAATGAGGAAGCAAAGCCGAATGAGAAGGATGAGGTTGAAAAGGTCGAATGTAAAAGTACTAGCTCTGACTCTGATTGG GAGAGTGATAAGGATGTAAAAGAAggagatgagaagaaaaaaactacGGAGGTGGTGAATAAGGACCAACCAAGTAAGACACAAGGAGATGATGGCAATAAAGAAAATGACGATGGAGAAAAACTCGAATGCAAAAGCACAAGCTCG aAAAGTAACTCCGATAGCAAGAGTGATGATGATAGTAAAAACAGCGATGATAGTAAGAGTGATGATGATAGCAAAAGTAGCGATGATAGTAAGAGTGACGATGATAGCAAAAGTGGAGATGATAGCAAGAGTGATAGTAATAGTGTAAGCGGGGATGATAGcaaaagtgaagatgaatcgaaATCCTTGAAGAAAACG gaaaagaagaagaaaaaagtttcaaagaagaaaatgaagaaggtgGGATGCCCCTCCACAAGCTCAGATTcg ACAAGTAAGGCagatggagaagaaaagaaagaacaagctTCAAAGGCAACAAATAAAGACCAAACAAGTAAGATAGAAGGAGATAACATTGACAAAGAAGAAGGCGATGAAGAGAAACTTGAATGCAAAAGCAACAGCTCG AAAAGCAACTCAGATAGCAAGAGCGATGGTGATAGCGATAGTGGGGATGATAGCAAAAGTGAAAGTGAAGCAAAGTCCCTAAAGAAA GCCAGTGAAGATAATGagggaaatgaaaagaaaaagaagaaggcgTTGAAGAAGAAGCTGAAGAAGGAGGCAAACAAGAAGAGTGAAGAGAAGGAGAATGAACCTGATGATCAGAGCGTGAAACAAGAGGGAGGTGAACCAAGTGATACAAAGGAGGAGAAAAGTATACTTGCGAAGATTGTGGGGAAATTGCCTAGTTATAACTAA
- the LOC120264218 gene encoding clumping factor B-like isoform X2, whose translation MRRTSMTNSCENTPVADEQAPENPKVNEEAKPNEKDEVEKVECKSTSSDSDWESDKDVKEGDEKKKTTEVVNKDQPSKTQGDDGNKENDDGEKLECKSTSSKSNSDSKSDDDSKNSDDSKSDDDSKSSDDSKSDDDSKSGDDSKSDSNSVSGDDSKSEDESKSLKKTEKKKKKVSKKKMKKTSKADGEEKKEQASKATNKDQTSKIEGDNIDKEEGDEEKLECKSNSSKSNSDSKSDGDSDSGDDSKSESEAKSLKKASEDNEGNEKKKKKALKKKLKKEANKKSEEKENEPDDQSVKQEGGEPSDTKEEKSILAKIVGKLPSYN comes from the exons ATGAGGAGAACCTCAATGACCAACTCTTGCGAGAACACGCCGGTGGCCGATGAACAAGCTCCAGAGAATCCGAAGGTGAATGAGGAAGCAAAGCCGAATGAGAAGGATGAGGTTGAAAAGGTCGAATGTAAAAGTACTAGCTCTGACTCTGATTGG GAGAGTGATAAGGATGTAAAAGAAggagatgagaagaaaaaaactacGGAGGTGGTGAATAAGGACCAACCAAGTAAGACACAAGGAGATGATGGCAATAAAGAAAATGACGATGGAGAAAAACTCGAATGCAAAAGCACAAGCTCG aAAAGTAACTCCGATAGCAAGAGTGATGATGATAGTAAAAACAGCGATGATAGTAAGAGTGATGATGATAGCAAAAGTAGCGATGATAGTAAGAGTGACGATGATAGCAAAAGTGGAGATGATAGCAAGAGTGATAGTAATAGTGTAAGCGGGGATGATAGcaaaagtgaagatgaatcgaaATCCTTGAAGAAAACG gaaaagaagaagaaaaaagtttcaaagaagaaaatgaagaag ACAAGTAAGGCagatggagaagaaaagaaagaacaagctTCAAAGGCAACAAATAAAGACCAAACAAGTAAGATAGAAGGAGATAACATTGACAAAGAAGAAGGCGATGAAGAGAAACTTGAATGCAAAAGCAACAGCTCG AAAAGCAACTCAGATAGCAAGAGCGATGGTGATAGCGATAGTGGGGATGATAGCAAAAGTGAAAGTGAAGCAAAGTCCCTAAAGAAA GCCAGTGAAGATAATGagggaaatgaaaagaaaaagaagaaggcgTTGAAGAAGAAGCTGAAGAAGGAGGCAAACAAGAAGAGTGAAGAGAAGGAGAATGAACCTGATGATCAGAGCGTGAAACAAGAGGGAGGTGAACCAAGTGATACAAAGGAGGAGAAAAGTATACTTGCGAAGATTGTGGGGAAATTGCCTAGTTATAACTAA
- the LOC120275658 gene encoding uncharacterized protein LOC120275658, translated as MITRSNLAEQLKEYQIRSKNEWASLSFFSSTSNISSRMEVISVIWELLTLALIVLSAVSLYFGYIRVTFFLVFVAILIFIFAKIAKEVRQSRKSKRRMLLPLSM; from the exons ATGATAACGCGATCCAATCTTGCGGAGCAGCTGAAGGAGTACCAGATCCGGTCCAAGAATGAATGGGCttctctttccttcttctcctccacctCCAACATCTCCTCCAG GATGGAAGTGATATCTGTCATATGGGAGCTGTTAACTTTGGCATTGATTGTTCTCTCAGCAGTTTCTCTGTATTTTGGGTATATAAGGGTCACCTTTTTCTTAGTATTTGTTGcaatacttatttttatttttgctaaaaTAGCAAAAGAGGTAAGACAAAGCAGGAAAAGTAAGCGAAGAATGCTCCTGCCATTGTCGATGTAA